The Aedes aegypti strain LVP_AGWG chromosome 3, AaegL5.0 Primary Assembly, whole genome shotgun sequence genome contains a region encoding:
- the LOC110679523 gene encoding uncharacterized protein LOC110679523, whose amino-acid sequence MGRKCEFYLCGNHQGSSERTKHVSFYGFPKSEVLCALWVESCLSEEILEVFKTLGASAFSKRKICSDHFPSEAFRDVHNKNKGLKPGAVPTSRAKIDFNAGFESFLANSQDAANENLESNEMTVEFIDGDDDFAKWFQLTSTETFPENEHQNYSTTNDDTPNSNAGECSMAADYSLSPAQSDIETECLLQQPAFDNPENILQTSSEVSEQRKHFEGIEEFEVIILSQDSIESHSQVDKTIEFRQRIKEKEATIKALRRKIHFLRRQMFVQDQTSKRRLMANNKHKKLIFSLRKELRLLKKTKTENELLGEQAKQNPIIYDTLKNATRSTKGRRYHSDTKKFASGTYLSGPRTYRFVRKSTHLVLPHKSTVYGYNRNIRINPGLNKTILSRMKNRVKDFKSKRDRIVMVCLDGMSIKPELTYCAKSDTFHGFPFDGTNRRIEKNDPAKLATEAVVVMTSGIYSRFKQVIVPIPYLMP is encoded by the exons ATGGGTCGCAAATGCGAATTTTATTTGTGCGGGAACCACCAAGGCAGCTCCGAAAGAACAAAACATGTTTCTTTCTACGGTTTCCCAAAGAGCGAAGTGCT GTGCGCACTTTGGGTGGAATCGTGTCTTTCTGAGGAGATTTTGGAAGTTTTCAAAACTCTGGGCGCTTCAGCTTTTTCCAAACGAAAAATATGCTCTGACCACTTTCCTTCAGAAGCTTTTCGAGATGttcataacaaaaataaagg GTTAAAACCTGGTGCCGTTCCGACTTCTCGCGCAAAAATCGATTTCAATGCTGGGTTCGAAAGTTTTCTGGCAAATTCTCAAGATGCTGCTAATGAGAACTTGGAGTCTAATGAAATGACCGTAGAATTCATCGATGGAGACGATGATTTTGCCAAATGGTTTCAGCTAACTTCCACTGAAACATTTCCTGAAAATGAACATCAGAACTATTCAACTACGAACGACGACACACCAAATTCAAACGCCGGAGAATGTTCCATGGCCGCAGATTATTCCCTATCTCCGGCTCAGAGCGATATTGAGACTGAGTGTCTTCTACAACAACCAGCTTTTGATAATCCGGAGAATATTTTGCAAACCAGCTCGGAAGTTAGTGAACAGCGGAAACATTTTGAAGGAATCGAAGAATTCGAAGTTATTATTCTATCCCAAGATAGTATCGAGAGCCATTCTCAAGTGGATAAGACAATAGAATTCCGTCAAAGGATCAAAGAGAAGGAAGCTACAATAAAAGCGCTCAGAAGAAAAATTCATTTTCTTCGGCGGCAAATGTTTGTGCAAGACCAAACCAGCAAACGTCGTTTGATGGCAAACAACAAACACAAAAAGCTGATCTTCAGCCTACGTAAAGAGTTGAGACTCTTAAAAAAAACGAAGACTGAAAACGAACTACTCGGAGAACAAGCTAAGCAAAACCCAATTATTTATGACACCTTGAAGAATGCCACCAGATCGACCAAAGGACGACGATATCATTCGGATACTAAAAAATTCGCCTCTGGAACATATTTGAGCGGTCCACGTACATACCGATTCGTACGGAAATCAACACACCTCGTACTACCCCacaaaagtactgtttatgggTATAACAGGAACATTCGAATCAACCCAGGACTGAATAAAACTATTCTTTCACGAATGAAAAATAGAGTTAAAGATTTCAAATCTAAACGTGATAGAATAGTTATGGTTTGCTTAGACGGGATGTCTATCAAACCCGAACTGACTTATTGTGCTAAGTCCGACACCTTTCATGGATTTCCCTTTGATGGAACTAATCGgagaatcgaaaaaaatgatccAGCCAAGCTAGCGACTGAGGCTGTGGTAGTCATGACTTCCGGAATTTATAGTCGCTTCAAGCAGGTAATTGTCCCCATTCCATATTTAATGCcttaa